From Pseudomonas hormoni:
AGGTGGGCCGCGCCACCGGCACCGGCGATGATCACCTCGATGCCACGCGCCTCGGCCTCTTCGGCGTACTGGAACAGCAGGTCCGGGGTCCGGTGGGCAGAGACCACTTTCACCTCGTAAGGGATGCCGAGCTTTTCCAGCATATCGGCGGTGTGGCTAAGGGTGGACCAATCGGACTTGGAGCCCATGATCACGCCAACCAGTGCACTCATCGTCGTGCCTCTTCTCTCTGGGCGCCCGCAGGCGCGTCAAAAAACAACAAGCCACGCAAAATGCGTGGCTTGATTGTACGAAAAATGGCCGGACGAACCGGCCGAAGGCCGCGCAGTATACCTCAATGAAGCAGATAAACAGCCCCTTGAATGACCTTCTGTCTTATCACCCATTCGTACGTCAACCGACTGGTTTAACTGACTCGAAAGTCAGAGCCAAGAGCGGATCGGGATTCTTTCGAGCCTTGATCAAATCATAACTTCTGCAACACAACCAGCCGATACAAAACACTTAATACCGCTTATATATTTATGCAGTTACTCGCCCACAACCTTATTAAATATTTGAGGCACCCATGAGCACTTTAAAAAACATACTCACAACATTCGCAATGTTATTAATCCCGCTAACCACCTACGCAACGCAGGTAATCGATGAAACACCCTGGCCATTAGCTACATTGCTCACACCCAAAAGCTTAAGCAATGTTGCCGTCGAAAGAAGACCCCTTTTTGTTATTGCCTTTGTGCATGATGATGTTCATGAAACGACAATCTCTTCGCTTTTCTCGCACCACCTTGTTCCGCTCATCAAAGAGCTCCAGGAAACAACGGGGCGCAAGGTATCCGTGCGACTCGTTCGCGACGAGCCGCCCTACACTAACTATGCGTACAAAGGTGCGAGTCAAACATCATATGATGGATGGAGAGAACTAGGCACCCACTACCGAGACAAGAACAATCTCCCTGTCAACAGAACCACTAAATTCATATTGCTTACAAAAGACTACATGAATGACGAGACTGCGGGGCTCGCAGTGAGCGGCCAACAGTTTGCCATTGCTTCGTTAGTTCACAAACAAGTAGTCGGGCACGAAATAGGGCATTTGCTGGACGCACAACACGAACTCTCGGAAGAGCGATTCTACGGCTGGATCTGCGAAACTTTCATGATACCGAAAGTTAATCCTTTGAAAGGTAACTGCGAAGTCTTTACCGATCCCAACCGTTCACGCATCAACGCCTACCTGGCCAACGTTCCATAAATCGAGATGTTCTAGGAATGACTACCTGCCGCCCCGCCCTCAAGCTTGCGCCACAACAACCGCACGTTCGCCTTGCGAACCAGCGCGCAGCGATACAGGCGAATTTCCAGTGGCACATGCCATTGCGGGCCGCCGCAGACCACCAGCTCACCGCGCGCCAGCTCGGCGCGCACGCTGAGCTGCGGCACCCAGGCGATACCCAGGCCTTCGAGTGCCATGCTTTTCAGGCTGTCGGCCATCGCCGTTTCGTAAATGGTGGTGAAGCGCAGCGCCCGCTGACGCAGCAGCATGTTCACCGAGCGCCCGAGAAACGCGCCGGCGCTGTAGGCGAGCAGCGGCACGCTTCCCTCGCCTTCGAGGTCGAACAGCGGCTTGCCATCGGCGTCCGCTGCGCACACCGGGAGCATTTCGGTGTGGCCCAGGTGCAGTGACGGGAAAATCTCCGGGTCCATCTGCAGGGCGGCATCCGGGTCATAAAACGCCAGCATCAGGTCGCAACCGCCCTCACGCAATGCATGCACGGCGTCGCCAACGTTAGTGGCGACCAGACGCGTGGCAATGTTCAGCCCTTCGTTGCGCAGCTGCGCGATCCAGCGTGGGAAGAAACCCAACGCCAACGAGTGCGCAGCAGCGACCTGCATCACTTCGCCCTGCCCGCCTTCCAAGTGATGAAGGTGACGCAGCACTTCGCCAAGCTGTTCGACCACGGTACGCGCGGTGACCAGGAACAACTGCCCCGCCGCGGTCAGCTCCACCGGCGTGCGCGAGCGGTTGACCAGTTGCAGCCCCAGCGCTGCTTCCAGGCTGCGAATCCGTCGGCTGAATGCCGGCTGGGTCACGAAGCGGCGTTCTGCAGCCTGGGAGAAGCTGCGGGTGGCGGCCAGGGCACTGAAGTCCTCAAGCCATTTACTTTCCAGATTCATCACGTCCTCCCGGACACGCACCAATTTAGGTCACACGCTCGCCACACACGCGGCGTCACATGGGCATTATGCCGAATGTGCATAGGCCAGTGTTTAACAGCATTGGCCGAAAATTCTCCACAAGCCTAGCATTTGCAGTGTTCCGGCACAGACCGGGTCCATATCGAGATGATTTCTATCATGTCCTCCGCTGCATCTTTCCGCACAGAAAAAGACCTGCTTGGCGTACTCGAAGTACCGGCTCAAGCGTATTACGGCATCCAGACCCTGCGAGCGGTGAACAACTTCCGTCTCTCCGGCGTTCCGATTTCGCATTACCCGAAGCTGGTTGTCGGTCTGGCGATGGTCAAACAGGCCGCCGCTGACGCCAACCGCGAGCTGGGTCACCTGAGCGAAGCCAAGCACGCAGCCATCAGCGAAGCCTGTGCACGATTGATCCGCGGCGATTTCCACGAAGAGTTCGTGGTGGACATGATTCAAGGCGGCGCTGGCACGTCGACCAACATGAATGCCAACGAAGTCATCGCCAACATCGCGCTGGAGGCCATGGGCCACAGCAAGGGCGAATACCAATACCTGCACCCGAACAACGACGTGAACATGGCGCAGTCGACCAACGACGCCTACCCGACTGCGATCCGTCTGGGTCTGCTGCTGGGTCACGACGCACTGCTGGCCAGCCTCGACAGCCTGATCCAGTCGTTCGCCGCCAAAGGTGAAGAATTCAGCCACGTTCTGAAGATGGGCCGTACCCAGCTGCAAGACGCCGTGCCGATGACCCTCGGCCAGGAATTCCGCGCTTTCGCCACTACCCTGAGCGAAGACCTGGCACGCCTGAAAACACTGGCACCAGAACTGCTGACCGAAGTGAACCTGGGTGGCACCGCGATCGGTACCGGCATCAACGCCGACCCGCGCTATCAGGCTCTGGCCGTTCAGCGTCTGGCGCTGATCAGCGGTCAACCGCTGGTTCCGGCGGCCGACCTGATCGAAGCCACCTCCGACATGGGCGCCTTCGTGCTGTTCTCCGGCATGCTCAAGCGCACCGCGGTCAAGCTGTCGAAGATCTGCAACGACCTGCGTCTGCTGTCCAGTGGTCCACGCACCGGCATCAACGAAATCAACCTGCCGGCGCGTCAGCCAGGCAGCTCGATCATGCCAGGCAAGGTCAACCCGGTTATTCCGGAAGCCGTGAACCAGGTTGCCTTCCAGATCATCGGCAACGACCTGGCGCTGACCATCGCGGCCGAAGGCGGCCAACTGCAACTGAACGTGATGGAGCCGCTGATCGCCTTCAAGATCTTCGACTCGATCCGTCTGCTGCAACGCGCCATGGACATGCTGCGCGAGCACTGCATCACCGGCATCACCGCCAACGAAGCCCGCTGCCGCGAACTGGTCGAGCACTCGATCGGCCTGGTCACCGCGCTGAACCCGTACATCGGCTATGAAAACGCCACCCGCATCGCCCGTATCGCCCTCGAAAGCGGCCGCGGCGTGCTGGAACTGGTGCGCGAAGAAGGCTTGCTCGACGAAGAAATGCTCGCCGACATCCTGCGCCCGGAAAACATGATTGCTCCGCGTCTGGTTCCGCTTAAAGCCTGATCCGACGCATCAGTAGCACCGCTCACCAGGTCGAGGGACTAGACACCTCTCACCTTTTGAGGGCTTGGGGATCACTCTCCAAGCCCTTTTTTTTAACTCTTTGTAGGAGCGAGCTTGCTCGCGAAGATCGTTAACGATAACGCGATTAATCTGATGCCCCGTGGTGTCATTGCGTTTTTCGCGAGCAAGCTCGCTCCTACATGAGCCCGACGCCATTACGTCAGGTGTTTCAAAGCTTCGTTTCGCCGAACGCACCACAACAGTGCAGACGGACGGCACACTCATCGGTATAGTGCCGCCCCTCTTCGCGTGAGCGGTCGTCGGTAACGAGGCCCAAACCCATGCGAAACCCGAACTAATAACAAACCCGCAATATGAAATCGGGACGAACATTCGCCTCGCCTGTTTTGCCATGCGCAAACCGGTGTAACGCGATGTTTCCGACCGCCCAGCATTTGCCTAAACAAAAAACAGCGAGGAATAATCCATGCTCGAAGTCATTAACGACTTCCTCTCAGGGAAAGTACTGATCGTGCTCATTGTCGGGCTCGGTAGCTACTTCACGATCCGCTCGCGTTTCGTTCAATTGCGTCACTTCTTCCACATGTTCGCGGTGTTCCGCGACAGCCTCAAAAGCAGCGCCGGTCAACTCAGCTCCTTCCAGGCCCTGATGCTCAGCCTCGCCGGCCGCGTCGGTGCGGGCAACATCGCCGGTGTCGGCATTGCCGTGACCCTCGGTGGGCCAGGTGCGGTGTTCTGGATGTGGGTGACCGCACTGGTCGGCATGTCCAGCAGCTTCTTTGAATGCTCCCTCGGCCAGCTCTACAAACGCGCCGACGCCGACGGCACTTACCGTGGCGGCCCGTCCTACTACATCCAGCACGGCCTGCAGAAACGCTGGTTGGGCATGATCATGGCGTTACTGTTGCTTGTGACCTTCGGGTTCGCGTTCAACGGCCTGCAATCCCACGCCGTGACCCACTCGCTGAACAACGCGTTCGGTCTCGACACCACCTGGACCGGCCTGGCCCTGGCAGTGTTGCTGGGCCTGGTGTTCATCGGTGGGATCAAGCGCATCGCCAAGGTTGCTGACCTGCTGGTGCCGGTGAAAACCCTGGTGTACATCGGCGTGACCATCTACGTGATCGTGCTGCAATTCGACCACGTTCCGGGCATGTTGATGACGATCGTCAAAAGCGCTTTCGGTCTCGACCAGGCTTTTGGTGGCCTGATCGGTAGCGCCATCGTCATGGGCGTGAAGCGTGGCGTGTTCGCCAACGAAGCGGGCCTGGGCAGTGCGCCGAACGTGGCGGCCGTGGCGTCGGTTGAACACCCGGTTTCACAAGGCGTCGTTCAGGCGTTCAGCGTGTTCCTCGATACGTTCGTGATCTGCACCTGCACCGCATTGCTGATCCTGCTCTCGGGCTTCTACACCCCGGGCTTTGAAGGCGATGGCATTGCCCTGACCCAGAATTCGCTCGCCGCTGTCGTGGGCGACTGGGGCCGGATGTTCATCTCCGTGGCACTGGCGCTGTTCGTGTTCACCTCGATTCTCTACAACTACTACCTGGGCGAGAGCAACCTGCGCTTCCTGATCGGTGAAAACCGCAAGGCGCTGATCGGCTACCGCGCGCTGGTATTGGTGTTGATCTTCTGGGGTGCGATCGAGAACCTCGGCACGGTGTTCGCATTTGCCGACATCACCATGACCCTGCTCGCGTTCGTGAACCTGATTGCGCTGTTCCTGCTGTTCAAGGTCGGCATGCGCATCCTGCGTGACTACGATGACCAGCGCGCTGCCGGCATCAAGACGCCGGTGTTCGATTCGAGCAAGTTCCCGGATCTGGACCTGGACCTGAACGCCTGGCCAGCCAACCCGCCAGCTGCCGCCAAGGCTGAAGCTGAGCCGCAAGGCGTACCCGCAGCGCAACGCTGATCGGTAAAAAACCGGGCGCATCCCCTGCGCCCGGCGTGACACAGCGTGCGGCCGGCGTCATGCTCGGCCGCATGCTGTCATCGTTCCCGGAGAACCCCCATGAATTCCTCGACCTACCCTGCCGCCCAGCACGTCATGGTGCTCTACACCGGTGGCACCATCGGCATGCAAGCCAGCGAACATGGTCTGGCACCGGCATCCGGTTTTGAAGCGCGGATGCGCGAATACCTGCACAGCCAGCCGGAGCTGGTGGTGCCACAGTGGCGCTTTCGCGAAATGTCGCCGCTGATCGACAGCGCCAACATGTCTCCGGCGTACTGGCAGCAATTGCGCGAGGCGGTGGTCGACGCCGTCGACGTACAGGGCTGCGACAGTGTGCTGATTCTGCACGGCACCGACACGCTGGCTTACAGCGCTGCGGCCATGAGTTTTCAATTGCTCGGCCTGCACGCCCGCGTGTGCTTTACCGGTTCAATGCTGCCGGCCGGCGTGACTGACAGCGATGCCTGGGAAAACCTCGGCGGCGCGCTGGTCGCCCTCGGCCAAGGCCTGGCGCCGGGCGTGCACTTATACTTCCACGGTGAACTGCTGGCCCCGACCCGTTGCGCGAAGGTGCGCAGTTTCGGTCGGCATCCGTTCAAGCGGCTGGAGCGTCAGGGTGGCGGCGTTAAAGCGCCCTCGATACCTGAGCAACTGAACTACAACCAGCCAAAGCAATTGGCGAAGGTTGCGGTGTTGCCGCTGTTTCCAGGCATCGGCGCCGAAATCCTTGATGGCCTGCTCGACAGCGGCATTCAGGGCCTGGTGCTGGAGTGCTACGGCAGTGGCACCGGGCCGAGCGACAACCCTGAGTTTCTTGCCAGCCTCGGTCGCGCGCGGAACAACGGTGTGGTGGTGGTTGCGGTGACTCAGTGCCATGAAGGTGGCGTCGAGCTGGATGTCTACGAGGCTGGCAGTCGTTTGCGCGGCGTTGGCGTACTTTCGGGCGGCGGTATGACCCGTGAAGCGGCGTTCGGCAAGTTGCATGGGTTGCTGGGGGCCGGTCTCGACACCGCCGAGGTTCGGCGGCTGGTAGAACTCGATCTCTGCGGCGAACTGAGCTGATCTTAAGGCCGGACACAAAACCCTGTGGCGAGGGAGCTTGCTCCCGCGAGACCGGGCTGGCGCTCCAGTGCAAAGCACTCCTGAACCCCGACGACAGAACAAGTTCAGGAATGTTGCGTCAGCCGGATTGCGG
This genomic window contains:
- a CDS encoding LysR substrate-binding domain-containing protein, with the protein product MNLESKWLEDFSALAATRSFSQAAERRFVTQPAFSRRIRSLEAALGLQLVNRSRTPVELTAAGQLFLVTARTVVEQLGEVLRHLHHLEGGQGEVMQVAAAHSLALGFFPRWIAQLRNEGLNIATRLVATNVGDAVHALREGGCDLMLAFYDPDAALQMDPEIFPSLHLGHTEMLPVCAADADGKPLFDLEGEGSVPLLAYSAGAFLGRSVNMLLRQRALRFTTIYETAMADSLKSMALEGLGIAWVPQLSVRAELARGELVVCGGPQWHVPLEIRLYRCALVRKANVRLLWRKLEGGAAGSHS
- the aspA gene encoding aspartate ammonia-lyase; this translates as MSSAASFRTEKDLLGVLEVPAQAYYGIQTLRAVNNFRLSGVPISHYPKLVVGLAMVKQAAADANRELGHLSEAKHAAISEACARLIRGDFHEEFVVDMIQGGAGTSTNMNANEVIANIALEAMGHSKGEYQYLHPNNDVNMAQSTNDAYPTAIRLGLLLGHDALLASLDSLIQSFAAKGEEFSHVLKMGRTQLQDAVPMTLGQEFRAFATTLSEDLARLKTLAPELLTEVNLGGTAIGTGINADPRYQALAVQRLALISGQPLVPAADLIEATSDMGAFVLFSGMLKRTAVKLSKICNDLRLLSSGPRTGINEINLPARQPGSSIMPGKVNPVIPEAVNQVAFQIIGNDLALTIAAEGGQLQLNVMEPLIAFKIFDSIRLLQRAMDMLREHCITGITANEARCRELVEHSIGLVTALNPYIGYENATRIARIALESGRGVLELVREEGLLDEEMLADILRPENMIAPRLVPLKA
- a CDS encoding alanine/glycine:cation symporter family protein, coding for MLEVINDFLSGKVLIVLIVGLGSYFTIRSRFVQLRHFFHMFAVFRDSLKSSAGQLSSFQALMLSLAGRVGAGNIAGVGIAVTLGGPGAVFWMWVTALVGMSSSFFECSLGQLYKRADADGTYRGGPSYYIQHGLQKRWLGMIMALLLLVTFGFAFNGLQSHAVTHSLNNAFGLDTTWTGLALAVLLGLVFIGGIKRIAKVADLLVPVKTLVYIGVTIYVIVLQFDHVPGMLMTIVKSAFGLDQAFGGLIGSAIVMGVKRGVFANEAGLGSAPNVAAVASVEHPVSQGVVQAFSVFLDTFVICTCTALLILLSGFYTPGFEGDGIALTQNSLAAVVGDWGRMFISVALALFVFTSILYNYYLGESNLRFLIGENRKALIGYRALVLVLIFWGAIENLGTVFAFADITMTLLAFVNLIALFLLFKVGMRILRDYDDQRAAGIKTPVFDSSKFPDLDLDLNAWPANPPAAAKAEAEPQGVPAAQR
- a CDS encoding asparaginase, with protein sequence MNSSTYPAAQHVMVLYTGGTIGMQASEHGLAPASGFEARMREYLHSQPELVVPQWRFREMSPLIDSANMSPAYWQQLREAVVDAVDVQGCDSVLILHGTDTLAYSAAAMSFQLLGLHARVCFTGSMLPAGVTDSDAWENLGGALVALGQGLAPGVHLYFHGELLAPTRCAKVRSFGRHPFKRLERQGGGVKAPSIPEQLNYNQPKQLAKVAVLPLFPGIGAEILDGLLDSGIQGLVLECYGSGTGPSDNPEFLASLGRARNNGVVVVAVTQCHEGGVELDVYEAGSRLRGVGVLSGGGMTREAAFGKLHGLLGAGLDTAEVRRLVELDLCGELS